One Leptolyngbya sp. NIES-2104 genomic window carries:
- a CDS encoding YidH family protein — MNDPKIDRQREHQANERTFLAWLRTSIALIGFGFALARFGLFLTQLNLSLTQRNAPLHPLFNSQNLGLSLVVLGIVTIALAAWRYNQVFWQIERGDYRPDRSLVWVMTGAVILLGGLSIPLILWRDREPTPAPQKSLNRQTLRNLNENSRTRSAAKRSHTKTFLLFLARHQNSSR; from the coding sequence ATGAACGATCCAAAAATCGATCGACAGCGTGAACATCAAGCGAACGAACGTACCTTTCTCGCGTGGCTTCGCACCTCGATTGCTCTAATTGGCTTCGGATTTGCGCTAGCTCGATTTGGGCTTTTTCTCACCCAATTGAACCTGAGTCTGACTCAACGGAATGCACCCCTGCATCCCTTGTTCAATTCGCAAAATCTGGGGCTAAGTTTGGTGGTTTTAGGAATCGTGACGATCGCGCTTGCGGCTTGGCGATACAATCAGGTCTTTTGGCAGATTGAGCGCGGTGATTATCGTCCAGATCGGTCGCTCGTTTGGGTGATGACTGGAGCCGTGATTTTACTAGGCGGCTTGAGCATTCCGTTAATTCTATGGCGCGATCGAGAACCGACTCCAGCCCCTCAAAAGTCGTTGAACCGTCAAACGTTGCGAAACTTGAACGAGAATAGTCGAACACGAAGTGCCGCGAAGCGTTCGCACACCAAGACATTTCTACTATTTCTGGCACGACATCAGAATTCTTCAAGATAA
- a CDS encoding metal-sensitive transcriptional regulator — protein sequence MPHAQQQQVLNRLARIKGHIEGIQGMIEADRSCPDVVLQLVAVRSALNKVAQIVLLDHIEHCLIEATEMGEFEGELKNFEKALDLLI from the coding sequence ATGCCTCATGCCCAACAGCAACAAGTGTTGAATCGTCTAGCTCGGATCAAAGGACATATTGAGGGAATTCAAGGAATGATCGAAGCGGATCGCTCCTGCCCAGATGTGGTGCTACAACTGGTTGCGGTACGTTCTGCCCTAAATAAAGTCGCCCAGATTGTCCTACTCGATCACATCGAACACTGTCTAATCGAGGCTACCGAAATGGGTGAGTTTGAGGGAGAACTGAAAAACTTTGAGAAAGCGTTAGATTTGCTGATTTAG
- a CDS encoding RNA polymerase sigma-70 factor, which translates to MNRLEVFNQYRSLLFAIAYRMLGTVTDAEDILQEAWIRWQKTDSTVQSPKAFLSSMVTRLCIDQLRSARVQRERYIGTWLPEPLLTDSSENFQDNAELAETLSFAFLMLLECLSPTERAVFLLREVFDYDYEDIAQVVGKSVSNCRQIVHRSRQHLVLRRPTMQISARSQEALIEQFLTYWNQGDLEGLVTLMSEDIAFWSDGGGKAIAAQKPLYGDLKIARFLIAIRASNLAPVLLPELIKTNGQLGILNRLTNGEAHSIFSFNIIGEKIQSIFAVVNPEKLRAVRRDAR; encoded by the coding sequence ATGAACCGATTAGAAGTGTTCAATCAGTATCGATCGCTGCTGTTTGCGATCGCCTATCGAATGCTAGGCACGGTCACGGATGCCGAAGATATCCTACAAGAAGCTTGGATACGCTGGCAGAAGACGGACAGCACGGTGCAATCCCCAAAGGCTTTTTTATCCAGTATGGTGACTCGCTTGTGCATTGATCAACTGCGCTCTGCCCGCGTGCAGAGAGAGCGATACATCGGAACATGGCTACCGGAGCCTTTGCTCACCGATTCGTCAGAGAACTTTCAAGACAATGCTGAATTAGCAGAAACCCTTTCATTCGCGTTTCTGATGCTGCTTGAATGTCTATCACCAACCGAAAGAGCCGTATTTTTACTTCGCGAGGTGTTTGACTATGATTACGAAGACATTGCTCAAGTGGTGGGTAAAAGTGTTTCAAACTGCCGTCAAATTGTGCATCGCTCCCGTCAGCATCTTGTGCTTCGACGACCGACGATGCAAATATCTGCTCGATCGCAAGAGGCTCTGATCGAGCAGTTTCTAACTTATTGGAATCAAGGCGATCTTGAAGGACTAGTCACGCTAATGTCAGAAGACATTGCATTCTGGTCAGATGGAGGAGGAAAAGCGATCGCAGCACAGAAACCTTTGTATGGCGACTTGAAAATTGCTCGGTTCTTAATTGCGATTCGAGCTAGTAATTTAGCCCCAGTTCTATTACCTGAACTCATAAAAACGAACGGTCAGCTTGGAATTCTGAATCGCCTTACGAACGGTGAAGCGCATAGCATTTTTAGTTTCAATATTATCGGTGAAAAAATTCAATCCATCTTCGCGGTAGTCAATCCAGAAAAATTGAGAGCGGTAAGAAGAGATGCCAGGTAA
- the rppA gene encoding two-component system response regulator RppA, producing MKILLVEDEFDVGSAIQRTLKQEQFIVDWVQNGDEAWYCLKQSQYTLAILDWMLPGLTGLELCKRLRSQQNAMPILLLTARDRWEDKVLGLDAGADDYLIKPFRMEELLARLRALQRRSPQFQTQQLQVGYLTLDYGDRTLTCQFPDTPCRSTRLSKKEFQLLEYFMKHPKQAMSRDQILNYLYELDAERISNVVAAQVRLLRKRLAEIDCGDLIETIPGGSYRIHPRYAI from the coding sequence ATGAAAATTCTGCTAGTCGAGGATGAATTCGATGTCGGATCGGCGATCCAACGCACTTTGAAGCAGGAGCAATTTATCGTGGACTGGGTACAAAATGGCGATGAAGCTTGGTATTGCCTCAAGCAGTCTCAATACACCCTAGCGATCCTCGATTGGATGCTACCTGGATTAACCGGATTGGAACTGTGCAAACGACTGCGATCGCAACAAAACGCCATGCCGATTTTGTTGCTCACGGCTCGCGATCGCTGGGAAGATAAAGTTCTTGGACTCGATGCGGGAGCCGATGATTATTTGATCAAGCCGTTTCGGATGGAAGAACTATTAGCAAGACTCCGCGCTCTACAGCGTCGATCACCCCAGTTTCAAACCCAACAGCTTCAAGTCGGCTATCTCACCTTGGACTATGGCGATCGAACTTTGACTTGTCAATTCCCAGACACACCCTGCCGCAGCACTCGCTTGTCTAAGAAAGAATTTCAGCTTCTAGAGTATTTCATGAAGCATCCAAAGCAAGCAATGAGCCGAGACCAGATTCTCAACTATCTTTATGAATTGGACGCTGAACGGATTAGTAATGTCGTTGCTGCACAAGTTCGACTGCTCCGAAAACGACTGGCTGAGATTGACTGTGGTGATTTAATCGAAACCATTCCTGGCGGCAGTTACCGCATCCATCCGCGCTATGCGATCTAA
- a CDS encoding MFS transporter yields the protein MSRLPPLLKGLENPIFARLYLAQTINLVGDSLTWLGLALLAFELAGQQSGTILAGALTLRVMAFVVLSPLAGAIADRVDRKRLMILTHLARMFLVCLLPFVTQVWQIYAIVLALNAFYAFFTPTYTATIPLVTGEENYPHAIALSSATYQFLGVLGPGLAGSIAAFVGTRQVFFLDGLTFLAATILLFTLPGQLMVRQSQQSARTVHQTIQDIRTGTTCLWSDPVLRSALVMQFVAAIAGAEILVNTVGYIQGSLQLGKLEYSWTMAAFGIGATLASIGLGNATQNIRKNQLIYVGTILLTVALLPANFVNLQGLLILWLIAGAGETLVNVPTQTLIADRIAVEVQGRVYGAHFAWSHLWWAFAYPIAGWMGSHAPNYSFFYSGFIGLGLAIVLFFMFKPWRHRDSNSGIWHDHDHVHNEQHQHNHFPNLTEGSHRHLHFHTMQQEH from the coding sequence ATGAGCCGCTTACCTCCTTTACTAAAAGGCTTGGAAAATCCAATTTTTGCGAGACTCTATCTCGCTCAGACCATTAATCTCGTTGGGGATTCGCTCACTTGGTTGGGTTTAGCACTCTTGGCGTTTGAGCTAGCTGGACAACAATCAGGCACAATTTTGGCGGGGGCGCTGACGCTACGGGTCATGGCGTTTGTCGTGTTGTCTCCGCTCGCAGGCGCGATCGCGGATCGAGTTGATCGCAAACGCCTAATGATCTTGACTCATCTCGCACGAATGTTTCTTGTCTGCTTGCTACCGTTCGTGACTCAGGTATGGCAGATTTATGCGATCGTGTTGGCGCTGAATGCGTTCTATGCGTTTTTCACGCCCACTTACACCGCAACGATTCCACTCGTGACCGGAGAAGAGAACTATCCGCACGCGATCGCATTATCAAGTGCAACTTATCAATTTCTTGGTGTTCTAGGACCTGGATTAGCGGGAAGCATCGCTGCTTTTGTCGGCACACGGCAAGTTTTCTTCTTAGACGGATTGACATTTTTAGCGGCAACGATTTTGCTGTTCACTTTGCCCGGACAACTCATGGTTCGTCAAAGCCAACAATCAGCCAGAACAGTGCATCAAACGATCCAAGATATTCGGACTGGAACCACTTGCTTATGGAGCGATCCAGTATTGCGATCGGCTTTAGTGATGCAGTTTGTTGCCGCGATCGCAGGGGCAGAAATTTTGGTCAACACAGTCGGTTACATTCAAGGCTCGCTCCAACTTGGCAAGCTTGAATACAGTTGGACAATGGCAGCCTTTGGAATTGGGGCAACGCTAGCATCGATTGGGTTAGGCAATGCGACTCAAAACATCAGAAAAAATCAACTCATTTATGTTGGAACAATTTTGCTCACAGTCGCACTCTTACCTGCTAACTTTGTCAATCTTCAAGGATTGTTGATCCTATGGCTGATAGCTGGAGCCGGAGAAACTTTGGTCAACGTCCCGACTCAAACTTTGATCGCCGATCGCATTGCGGTAGAAGTTCAAGGAAGAGTGTATGGCGCTCATTTTGCCTGGAGTCATCTATGGTGGGCATTTGCTTATCCGATCGCGGGCTGGATGGGGAGCCATGCACCAAACTATTCTTTTTTCTACAGCGGCTTCATTGGACTTGGACTTGCGATCGTCTTATTTTTTATGTTCAAGCCTTGGCGACACAGAGATTCAAATTCGGGGATCTGGCATGACCATGATCATGTTCACAATGAGCAGCATCAGCACAACCATTTCCCGAATTTAACCGAAGGCTCTCATCGTCATTTACACTTTCATACGATGCAGCAGGAACATTAA
- a CDS encoding FMN-dependent NADH-azoreductase, with protein MKLLEIQSSVRLEQSISRALSDEFVQLWQAHHPNAQHKQRDVGIHPPAHPTEQWTTANYTPIDQQTSEMQAVLSDSERLIEELLWADQLLLGVPMYNFSIPSTLKVYLDNIVRVNRTFVFDSERFSFEGLATNKKALVITPSAGNFAPDSSLGAMNFCETYLRSILNFIGIQDITIVAVPNQFMSDAIRQREIKQAQTTLIQLAQTW; from the coding sequence ATGAAGCTCCTTGAAATTCAATCCAGCGTTCGGCTAGAACAATCGATTTCTCGCGCCCTCAGTGACGAATTTGTTCAACTGTGGCAAGCTCATCATCCCAATGCACAACACAAGCAGCGAGATGTAGGCATTCATCCCCCAGCACATCCGACAGAACAATGGACAACCGCGAACTACACTCCGATCGATCAGCAAACATCAGAGATGCAAGCCGTATTATCGGATTCTGAGCGACTGATTGAGGAATTATTATGGGCAGATCAGCTATTGCTGGGTGTGCCAATGTACAACTTCAGTATCCCATCGACGCTCAAGGTATATTTAGATAACATTGTCCGAGTCAACCGCACGTTTGTGTTTGACTCAGAGCGGTTTAGCTTTGAGGGACTGGCGACGAACAAGAAAGCATTAGTGATTACGCCCAGTGCTGGAAACTTTGCGCCTGATAGTTCACTCGGAGCGATGAACTTTTGTGAAACTTACTTGCGATCGATTCTAAATTTTATTGGCATTCAAGACATTACGATCGTTGCTGTTCCCAACCAATTTATGTCCGATGCGATCCGACAACGGGAAATAAAGCAGGCGCAAACAACACTGATACAGTTAGCTCAAACTTGGTGA
- the rppB gene encoding two-component system sensor histidine kinase RppB, whose protein sequence is MRSKLLNQTRLQLTLCYSIVMGGLLGVFGLITYQVLIQAYLYSVDQELQGVAKAFHRNLEHVLSKPDEVPPELQEMLPDLCLVDRPCSKAAIDSNHQEMLEVYQNNYYLRFVSRSDRLIASSGLKSTGLPLTPNNREWETLYDDSGDRYHQITMPLHTQEQETWGYLQIGRSLKEVDRRLAGFQQVLLIVVPISVLFVGVSSWGLAGLAMRPIERSYQQMQQFTADAAHELRTPITAILATIDSVLRMPTISQTESREAFTTVERQVSRFLGMVKDLLLLSRLEQHTLTFQPQTLCLNDLMFDLIDEFAALAESSNLGLIDQIQTNTPLEIEADEDQIYRLLSNLVTNAIRYTPAGKVTLKLYQERDQAVIQVQDTGIGIAAEDLLHIFDRFYRVHSDRSRNSGGTGLGLAIAKAIVEAHNGSIHAQSQISSGSTFIVHLPLKSSRSLPIKLDFV, encoded by the coding sequence ATGCGATCTAAGCTTTTGAATCAAACTCGCCTTCAGTTAACCCTTTGCTACTCGATCGTAATGGGCGGGCTGTTGGGTGTTTTTGGATTGATTACTTATCAAGTCTTAATTCAAGCTTATTTGTATTCAGTCGATCAAGAATTGCAAGGTGTTGCAAAAGCATTCCATCGGAATTTAGAACACGTTTTATCAAAGCCTGACGAAGTGCCGCCTGAATTACAGGAGATGCTGCCGGATCTCTGTCTTGTCGATCGTCCCTGTTCTAAAGCTGCGATCGATAGCAATCATCAGGAAATGTTGGAGGTCTATCAGAATAACTACTATTTAAGGTTTGTCAGTCGTTCTGATCGACTCATTGCCAGCAGTGGATTAAAATCTACTGGGCTACCCTTAACCCCAAATAACCGGGAGTGGGAAACGCTTTATGATGATTCGGGCGATCGCTATCACCAAATCACGATGCCGCTTCACACTCAAGAGCAGGAAACTTGGGGATATTTGCAGATCGGTCGATCGCTCAAAGAAGTCGATCGACGATTAGCAGGATTTCAGCAAGTTTTATTGATAGTTGTGCCCATCTCAGTGCTGTTTGTTGGGGTTTCGAGTTGGGGGTTAGCAGGACTCGCCATGCGTCCAATTGAACGATCGTATCAACAAATGCAGCAATTTACGGCGGATGCGGCACATGAACTCCGAACACCGATTACAGCGATTCTAGCCACGATCGATTCAGTCCTCCGAATGCCCACAATCAGCCAAACCGAATCGCGAGAAGCCTTTACAACAGTGGAACGTCAGGTCAGCCGATTTCTGGGAATGGTCAAAGATTTGCTGCTGCTGTCTCGTTTAGAACAACACACATTAACCTTCCAACCACAGACACTTTGTTTGAATGATTTGATGTTTGACTTGATCGATGAGTTTGCAGCCCTAGCAGAATCATCGAATTTAGGATTAATCGATCAAATTCAAACGAATACACCCTTAGAGATTGAGGCAGATGAGGATCAAATTTATCGTTTACTGTCAAATCTGGTGACCAATGCGATTCGATATACTCCGGCTGGAAAAGTCACGTTAAAACTATATCAAGAGCGCGATCAAGCCGTGATTCAGGTTCAAGATACCGGAATCGGAATTGCTGCGGAAGATTTGCTGCACATATTCGATCGCTTCTACCGGGTTCATTCAGATCGATCGCGCAACAGTGGCGGGACAGGATTGGGACTCGCGATCGCTAAAGCAATCGTAGAGGCTCATAACGGAAGCATTCACGCTCAAAGTCAAATTAGTAGCGGCAGTACTTTCATTGTCCACCTACCGCTTAAATCAAGCCGTTCTTTACCAATCAAACTCGATTTTGTCTAA
- a CDS encoding tetratricopeptide repeat protein, translating to MLTSALIAGVSVLAPIGQASARSQNSTPTESVNLVNQGKQRAQQGDLSGAIALYTQAIQASPKYGDAYLHRGLALHDSGNPQRAIADFEQAVKLEPNNPKALYNRGEVRSDIGDLQNAYADLTQAIRLQANYPEAFNTRGVVQAGRGDLKSAITDLSQAIKLRPNYADAFYNRGKARTESKDVNGAIADFTAAIRADSNLAEAYGNRGLLYAQTGNKASALQDLQTAAKLFQQQGNQESYQETLSYIQQLQR from the coding sequence ATGCTGACCTCTGCTTTGATCGCAGGTGTGAGCGTTCTTGCTCCGATCGGTCAAGCATCGGCTCGATCGCAGAACTCGACTCCTACTGAAAGCGTCAATCTTGTGAATCAGGGTAAGCAACGCGCTCAGCAAGGCGACTTATCCGGCGCGATCGCACTTTACACGCAAGCCATTCAAGCGAGTCCAAAGTACGGCGATGCGTATCTTCACCGGGGATTAGCACTGCATGATTCTGGCAATCCTCAGCGAGCGATCGCAGATTTTGAGCAAGCGGTAAAACTAGAGCCGAACAATCCGAAAGCACTTTATAACCGGGGTGAAGTGCGATCGGACATCGGTGATTTGCAGAATGCTTATGCCGATCTGACTCAAGCGATTCGACTGCAAGCTAACTATCCAGAGGCGTTTAATACTCGTGGTGTGGTGCAGGCAGGACGGGGAGATTTGAAGTCAGCGATTACAGATCTCTCCCAAGCGATTAAGTTGCGTCCGAACTATGCGGATGCGTTTTATAACCGAGGAAAAGCAAGAACTGAGAGCAAAGATGTCAATGGCGCGATCGCAGATTTCACCGCAGCCATTCGAGCGGATTCAAACTTAGCAGAAGCATATGGGAATCGTGGATTACTGTATGCTCAAACTGGAAATAAGGCATCAGCACTACAAGATCTGCAAACGGCTGCAAAGCTATTTCAACAACAAGGAAACCAAGAAAGTTATCAAGAAACACTGTCCTATATTCAACAGCTTCAACGGTAA
- a CDS encoding metallophosphoesterase family protein, which yields MMNSKRRPERGTQIGVISDTHGLLRPEAIEALIGSDLILHAGDIGKLEILEELNTIAPVVAVRGNNDTGAWAQTIPETETVTVENVTIHLLHIAKDLKLDPKTAGIQVVISGHSHKPSLEQREGMLFLNPGSAGPRRFKLSISVACLYVKDAIVHAQVINLLDTEVPLGLS from the coding sequence ATGATGAACAGCAAACGGCGACCGGAAAGAGGAACTCAGATTGGCGTAATTTCGGATACGCACGGCTTGCTGCGTCCAGAAGCGATCGAGGCGTTGATTGGCTCTGATTTGATTCTTCATGCAGGAGATATCGGTAAGCTAGAGATTCTTGAGGAATTGAATACCATTGCTCCGGTCGTTGCTGTGCGAGGTAACAACGATACAGGAGCATGGGCACAGACCATTCCAGAAACGGAAACAGTTACAGTCGAAAACGTAACAATTCACCTGCTACACATCGCTAAGGATCTCAAGCTTGATCCAAAAACAGCAGGGATTCAAGTTGTGATTAGTGGACATTCGCACAAACCGAGCCTAGAGCAACGAGAAGGTATGTTGTTCCTCAATCCTGGCAGTGCAGGACCGAGACGATTTAAGCTGTCAATTTCTGTGGCTTGTTTGTACGTTAAAGATGCGATCGTTCACGCGCAAGTGATCAATTTGCTAGATACAGAAGTTCCGCTAGGGCTAAGTTGA
- a CDS encoding metalloregulator ArsR/SmtB family transcription factor has translation MSKPNSSKQPRSQKIDAPSCETHLVHLENVRQVQQAVLSTSQAQRMAEFFTVLADPNRLRILSALALQELCVCDLAVVVKMGESAVSHQLRALRAMRLVNYRREGRNIYYRLADHHVVNLYREVVEHLDEPEA, from the coding sequence ATGAGCAAGCCTAACTCTTCTAAACAGCCACGTTCTCAAAAGATCGATGCTCCAAGCTGTGAAACTCATTTGGTGCATTTAGAGAATGTGCGTCAGGTGCAACAAGCTGTATTGTCTACTTCACAGGCACAACGTATGGCAGAGTTCTTTACTGTGCTAGCAGACCCGAATCGACTGCGAATACTATCGGCTTTGGCTTTACAGGAACTCTGCGTCTGTGATTTGGCAGTGGTCGTAAAGATGGGAGAATCGGCTGTCTCACATCAGCTTAGAGCGCTGAGAGCGATGCGACTGGTGAATTATCGTCGGGAAGGGCGAAATATCTATTACCGTTTGGCAGACCATCATGTGGTGAATTTATATCGGGAAGTGGTCGAGCATTTAGATGAGCCAGAAGCCTGA
- a CDS encoding cation diffusion facilitator family transporter produces MSAKSARSYIVLSIVAASVTIALKASAYFLTGSVGLLSDALESCINLIAALVGFWALSFAAKPPDAEHAFGHSKAEYFSSGLESALIMVAAVSIAIAAWGRLFDPQPIEQVGLGLALSLAATAINGGVAFVLLRAGRRLRSITLRADAHHLLTDVWTSAGVVIGILVVKLTGWLVLDPIIALIVAANIIWAGFQLLRETGSGLLDRSLPAHEQQMIMDRLIPYQENGIQFHALLTRVAGSRRFVSFHVLVPGDWTVQQGHDLCEELELSIAQILPGTHIITHLEPLEDPTSWADQTLERRDEIQNP; encoded by the coding sequence ATGAGTGCTAAATCTGCCCGCTCCTACATTGTTCTATCGATCGTGGCTGCAAGTGTGACGATCGCGCTAAAAGCGTCGGCTTATTTCCTGACTGGCTCAGTCGGATTGCTGTCGGATGCGCTGGAATCTTGCATTAATCTAATTGCCGCACTGGTCGGATTTTGGGCGCTCTCTTTTGCTGCTAAACCACCCGATGCTGAACACGCTTTTGGGCATTCCAAAGCTGAGTATTTTTCGAGTGGGTTGGAAAGTGCTTTGATTATGGTTGCTGCGGTAAGTATTGCCATTGCTGCTTGGGGAAGACTGTTTGACCCACAGCCGATCGAGCAAGTCGGATTGGGGCTTGCACTGTCACTGGCAGCAACTGCGATTAATGGCGGTGTTGCTTTCGTTTTACTTCGCGCTGGACGACGATTGCGATCGATTACCTTACGAGCCGATGCCCATCACTTACTTACCGATGTTTGGACTTCAGCCGGAGTCGTGATCGGAATCCTTGTTGTGAAGTTAACCGGATGGCTAGTTCTCGATCCAATTATTGCGTTGATTGTAGCTGCAAACATTATTTGGGCAGGATTTCAATTGTTGCGTGAAACCGGATCAGGATTGCTGGATCGATCTCTGCCTGCTCATGAGCAACAAATGATCATGGATCGGCTCATTCCCTATCAAGAAAACGGCATTCAATTCCATGCCCTGTTAACGCGGGTTGCAGGATCGCGTCGATTCGTATCTTTTCACGTTTTAGTGCCTGGAGACTGGACAGTACAGCAGGGTCATGATTTGTGTGAGGAACTTGAATTATCGATCGCCCAAATTCTTCCCGGAACGCACATCATTACGCATCTAGAGCCATTAGAAGATCCCACGTCTTGGGCGGATCAAACCTTGGAGCGAAGAGACGAAATACAAAATCCCTAA
- the dnaX gene encoding DNA polymerase III subunit gamma/tau — MIYQSFHQKYRPQTFAELVGQDAIAQTLTHAIQQSRIAPAYLFCGSRGTGKTSSARILSKSLNCLRFDRPTPNPCGICEACQAIAQGNALDVIEIDAASHTGVENVRNLIERAQFAPIQLRMKIFVLDEAHMLSTSATSALLKTLEEPPERVVFILATTEPHSLLPTIISRCQRYDFRRIKLEPMVKHLSAISTQEQMTISDTALHLIARLSQGGLRDAETLLEQLSILGQSISTEQVWENVGAVPGEQLIHLVESLLFPKEHSIETLLVQIQQLLDQGQEPTAIVQGLLRLLKDLQIAQTLPDCFDLATVQPEIWQHLAQMNSINGSRLAQMRSHLREAEAQLSQTSQPALYLECLMLDLVTKATSVAPEQPNIPLDLVTTWQSALDKLSGNHRPIFRQAQLVQCTSNSATIRFRAASFLNLATNYQSSIEQALSQVLGYQVSVRLCV; from the coding sequence ATGATCTATCAATCCTTTCATCAAAAGTATCGTCCGCAGACCTTTGCAGAATTAGTTGGGCAGGACGCGATCGCGCAGACGCTTACTCATGCAATCCAACAGTCTAGAATTGCCCCTGCTTATCTATTTTGCGGTTCTCGTGGCACAGGCAAAACTTCCAGCGCTCGCATTCTATCGAAGTCGCTGAACTGTCTTCGATTCGATCGTCCAACTCCTAACCCTTGTGGAATCTGCGAAGCCTGCCAAGCGATCGCTCAAGGCAATGCTTTAGATGTGATTGAAATCGATGCTGCTAGCCATACTGGCGTTGAAAACGTGCGGAATCTGATCGAACGCGCCCAATTCGCCCCAATACAGTTACGGATGAAGATTTTCGTTTTGGACGAGGCACATATGCTGAGTACCTCTGCCACCAGCGCCCTACTCAAAACTTTGGAGGAACCGCCAGAGCGAGTCGTATTTATTCTAGCAACCACTGAGCCGCACAGTCTTTTACCCACGATCATATCCCGCTGCCAGCGATATGATTTTCGACGGATCAAACTTGAGCCAATGGTTAAACACTTAAGCGCGATCTCAACTCAAGAGCAGATGACGATCAGCGATACAGCCCTGCACTTGATTGCCCGACTCTCGCAAGGTGGATTACGAGATGCGGAAACGCTGTTAGAGCAATTAAGCATTCTTGGTCAATCCATTTCGACCGAACAGGTTTGGGAGAATGTTGGAGCCGTTCCTGGTGAGCAATTGATTCATCTAGTCGAAAGTTTGCTATTTCCGAAAGAGCATTCGATCGAAACATTACTGGTGCAAATTCAGCAATTACTGGATCAGGGCCAAGAGCCGACCGCGATCGTTCAAGGACTACTGCGATTGCTGAAAGACTTGCAGATTGCTCAAACCCTGCCCGATTGCTTTGACCTTGCCACTGTGCAGCCTGAGATCTGGCAACATCTCGCCCAGATGAATTCGATTAATGGCAGTCGTCTTGCTCAAATGCGATCACACCTGCGAGAAGCAGAAGCACAGCTTTCTCAAACAAGCCAGCCAGCTCTCTATCTGGAATGCTTGATGCTCGATCTAGTTACTAAGGCGACTTCGGTCGCACCAGAACAACCTAACATTCCACTCGATCTCGTCACGACTTGGCAAAGCGCTTTAGACAAACTTTCGGGCAATCACCGTCCCATCTTTCGACAAGCACAACTCGTTCAATGTACATCAAATAGCGCAACGATTCGCTTTCGAGCAGCATCCTTCTTGAACTTAGCAACAAACTATCAAAGCTCGATCGAGCAAGCACTATCACAAGTTCTCGGTTATCAAGTTTCCGTTCGCCTTTGCGTTTAG